The Selenomonas sp. AB3002 genome contains a region encoding:
- a CDS encoding HNH endonuclease has product MQEMNQVPLAISSPANIKEYFSRYILEVKKLSSGSEYNYKRGLKKVSQCMKEMGLVEESIYEIGTIEELDAVWQKLKSDPKFSAMDRTGHRMYSSGFNCYRKFATGDMFHEYSAIDVKTLDTPMKLEKPVKVEYKIWKRSGIMRTQTVALANYACDIDHGHATFTAASTGHQYMEAHHIIPLKLQERFSSSLDVYANLISLCPICHRKIHLGIKEERRLMIDGIYEERKDRLAKCGFILGKEEFEDLFMGV; this is encoded by the coding sequence ATGCAGGAAATGAACCAAGTCCCCCTGGCAATATCTTCTCCGGCAAATATAAAAGAATATTTCAGTCGTTATATACTAGAGGTCAAGAAGTTATCATCTGGTTCAGAGTACAACTATAAACGAGGGCTGAAAAAAGTTTCCCAGTGCATGAAAGAAATGGGGCTGGTGGAAGAATCAATCTACGAAATCGGCACCATAGAAGAGCTTGATGCTGTCTGGCAAAAACTGAAATCAGACCCAAAATTTTCCGCAATGGACAGAACCGGGCACAGAATGTATAGTTCAGGTTTCAACTGTTACCGTAAATTTGCCACAGGAGATATGTTCCATGAATACAGCGCTATTGATGTGAAGACATTGGATACTCCCATGAAACTGGAAAAGCCTGTTAAAGTGGAGTACAAAATTTGGAAGCGCTCTGGCATAATGAGAACCCAGACTGTTGCTTTGGCAAACTACGCTTGTGACATAGACCACGGCCATGCCACCTTCACTGCCGCCAGCACTGGGCACCAGTACATGGAGGCACACCATATAATCCCTTTGAAGTTACAGGAAAGATTTTCCAGCAGCCTTGATGTTTACGCCAATCTCATTTCCCTTTGCCCCATCTGCCACAGGAAAATTCACCTGGGGATAAAGGAAGAACGCCGTCTGATGATTGATGGCATTTATGAAGAGCGTAAGGACAGGCTGGCAAAATGTGGTTTTATTTTAGGCAAAGAAGAATTTGAAGATTTATTTATGGGGGTATAG
- a CDS encoding AAA family ATPase, translating to MPPYMMRIPFAQKIFHKTVCFDSPVEELMDIADMNHLLDGSGESADKSLYSLSPDGEMSLPCQDRVEEIYFSFRKKGLFGLCVNYRADGITYGEVCDLIVGVDDQAKEHGLKITSVELAQRAFKKILSPYSVEAVGDISECLPSLTWTDGDVEICISGLKCSKHITVESYFAKMGSMIDQIDYADCIQARAEAEKKAQQLEKREASYEEVEEESPVEEAPVQTEEEKTEAVNEAVAKAKAKEPEPSYEELMEELNSLVGLGQVKKDVQSIINSLRLNKLREKRGLQQVPVSRHLVFAGNPGTGKTTVARLLAKIYKELGILSKGQLIETDRAGLVGEYIGWTAPKVKKVVESALGGVLFIDEAYSLNGGDGKDFGREAIDTLLKLMEDHRDNLIVIVAGYTNLMGKFLSTNPGLKSRFNKYIEFPDYKPEELLSIFEGMCEKAQFVLSDEAKDYLGESFKELYARRKPDFANGRTVRNYFEKALTNLGDRLAESTEELTDEDLMTIVAEDVWSISFAQDT from the coding sequence ATGCCGCCTTATATGATGAGAATCCCCTTTGCCCAGAAAATCTTTCACAAGACTGTCTGCTTTGACAGCCCGGTGGAAGAGTTGATGGATATAGCGGATATGAATCACCTGCTGGACGGAAGCGGGGAATCGGCAGATAAATCTCTTTACAGTTTATCTCCCGATGGGGAAATGTCCCTGCCTTGCCAGGACAGGGTGGAGGAAATATATTTTTCCTTCAGGAAGAAAGGTCTGTTCGGTCTTTGTGTCAACTACCGGGCAGACGGCATTACCTATGGTGAGGTCTGCGATCTCATTGTGGGAGTTGACGACCAGGCCAAGGAACATGGGCTGAAGATAACCAGCGTAGAGCTGGCGCAGCGGGCATTCAAGAAAATCTTGAGTCCTTATAGCGTGGAGGCTGTTGGCGACATAAGTGAATGCCTGCCTTCCCTGACATGGACAGATGGTGATGTGGAGATCTGCATTTCGGGACTGAAATGCTCCAAGCACATTACGGTTGAGAGTTATTTTGCCAAAATGGGCAGCATGATCGACCAGATCGATTATGCCGACTGCATTCAGGCCAGAGCCGAGGCAGAGAAAAAAGCCCAGCAGCTGGAAAAAAGGGAAGCCAGCTATGAAGAAGTGGAAGAAGAAAGCCCGGTAGAGGAAGCCCCGGTGCAGACTGAGGAAGAAAAGACCGAGGCTGTCAATGAAGCCGTGGCCAAGGCCAAGGCTAAAGAGCCGGAGCCCAGCTACGAGGAGCTTATGGAGGAGCTCAATTCCCTGGTGGGCTTGGGGCAGGTCAAGAAGGATGTGCAGAGCATCATCAATTCACTGCGCCTCAACAAGCTCCGTGAGAAGCGTGGCTTGCAGCAGGTACCGGTTTCACGGCATCTGGTCTTTGCAGGCAACCCTGGCACAGGCAAGACTACTGTGGCGCGGCTCCTGGCGAAAATCTACAAGGAGCTTGGCATCCTGTCCAAGGGGCAGCTTATCGAGACTGACCGTGCGGGGCTGGTGGGCGAGTACATCGGCTGGACGGCTCCCAAGGTCAAGAAGGTAGTGGAAAGCGCTCTGGGAGGCGTGCTCTTCATCGATGAGGCGTATTCCCTGAACGGGGGAGACGGCAAGGACTTTGGCCGTGAAGCCATTGACACCCTGCTTAAACTCATGGAGGATCACCGTGACAATCTCATTGTCATCGTGGCAGGTTATACGAACCTCATGGGCAAGTTCCTGAGCACCAACCCTGGCCTCAAATCCCGCTTCAACAAGTACATCGAGTTCCCGGACTATAAGCCGGAAGAACTGCTGTCAATCTTTGAGGGCATGTGCGAGAAAGCCCAGTTCGTGCTTTCTGATGAAGCCAAGGATTACCTGGGGGAGTCCTTCAAGGAACTCTACGCCCGCCGCAAGCCGGACTTTGCCAATGGCCGCACCGTGCGCAACTACTTCGAAAAGGCCCTCACCAATCTGGGTGACCGCCTGGCGGAGAGCACAGAGGAGCTCACGGACGAGGATCTCATGACCATCGTGGCAGAGGATGTATGGAGCATTTCCTTTGCCCAGGATACGTGA
- a CDS encoding tyrosine-type recombinase/integrase, translated as MLALPLYYCQEIQHYRKVQLEKRLTVPDWQDTNFVFTTKKGAPIRPNRLSNYFGSLRRKLGIKSTFHMLRHDMASRMKNSSQFDLKDIQTQLGHSSINITMDIYTHIDNEAQQTKVSTWLEEDLTELMEDTSKNNASQKSS; from the coding sequence GTGCTGGCGCTGCCCCTCTACTATTGCCAGGAAATCCAGCACTACCGCAAAGTGCAGCTGGAAAAGCGCCTGACAGTGCCCGACTGGCAGGACACAAACTTTGTCTTCACCACCAAAAAAGGAGCTCCTATCCGTCCCAACCGCCTCAGCAACTACTTTGGCAGCCTCCGCAGGAAACTTGGCATCAAGAGCACTTTCCACATGCTACGGCACGACATGGCCAGCCGCATGAAAAACTCCAGCCAGTTCGACCTGAAGGACATCCAGACCCAGCTGGGCCACAGCTCCATCAACATCACCATGGATATCTACACCCATATCGACAACGAAGCCCAGCAAACCAAAGTCAGCACCTGGCTGGAAGAAGACCTGACCGAACTGATGGAGGACACCAGCAAAAACAACGCCTCCCAAAAATCCTCCTGA
- the rpmI gene encoding 50S ribosomal protein L35, whose translation MPKIKTRRAAAKRFTMTGSGEIKRNKAFKSHILEKKSPKRKRNLRKAALASEADYSRIKSMLPYA comes from the coding sequence ATGCCGAAGATCAAGACCCGTCGTGCAGCTGCTAAGCGTTTCACTATGACCGGCAGCGGCGAAATCAAGCGTAACAAGGCTTTCAAGAGCCACATCCTGGAGAAGAAGAGCCCGAAGCGTAAGCGTAACCTGCGCAAGGCTGCCCTTGCTTCCGAGGCTGATTACAGCCGCATCAAGAGCATGCTGCCCTACGCATAA
- a CDS encoding site-specific integrase, which produces MTENLSTKALSYMAKAKAENTLRAYTADWADFEAYCQRFGLDCLPAAPATVANYLADKAEDLKPVTLTRRLTAIGAVHEEANLQNPVHASIVRLTLAGIKREKGTRQTVKAPIRVEDLRRLMAMNVFHGLTGLRDRALLLLGFAAALRRSELANVRAEDLTFTGAGAVLLLPRSKADQQGKGTEIALPYAEEPQLCPVRALMAWLSAAHLQRGPIFQSIDLRANLSGKAISPRTVAEIVKRYAARLGYDESQFSGHSLRRGFATEASRSGASLPAIMHHTRHKSERQALKYVEAGRNFIDSPLKRII; this is translated from the coding sequence ATGACTGAGAACCTGAGCACAAAAGCTCTTTCCTATATGGCGAAAGCCAAAGCTGAGAATACACTGAGGGCGTACACTGCCGACTGGGCAGACTTCGAGGCATACTGCCAGCGCTTTGGCCTTGACTGCCTCCCAGCCGCCCCCGCCACGGTGGCAAACTACCTGGCAGACAAAGCGGAGGATCTAAAGCCCGTCACCCTCACCAGGCGGCTCACCGCTATCGGCGCAGTCCACGAAGAAGCAAACCTGCAAAATCCCGTCCATGCTTCCATCGTCCGCCTGACGCTGGCGGGCATAAAGCGGGAGAAAGGAACGAGGCAGACCGTAAAGGCCCCCATCAGAGTTGAAGACCTGCGCCGCCTCATGGCCATGAATGTTTTCCACGGCTTAACCGGCCTGCGGGACAGGGCGCTCCTGCTCCTGGGCTTCGCGGCAGCCCTCCGCCGTTCCGAGCTTGCCAATGTGCGAGCAGAGGATTTGACCTTCACCGGCGCTGGGGCAGTGCTGCTCCTGCCACGCTCCAAAGCTGACCAGCAGGGGAAGGGCACTGAAATCGCCCTGCCCTACGCTGAAGAACCACAGCTTTGTCCTGTCCGCGCCCTCATGGCATGGCTGAGCGCCGCCCACCTCCAGCGGGGTCCCATCTTCCAGTCCATCGACCTGCGGGCAAATCTAAGCGGTAAGGCCATCAGCCCCCGCACCGTGGCAGAGATAGTTAAGCGATACGCAGCCCGCCTGGGCTACGATGAAAGCCAGTTCAGCGGCCACTCCCTGAGGCGCGGTTTCGCCACCGAAGCCTCACGGAGTGGTGCCAGCCTTCCCGCCATCATGCACCACACCCGCCACAAGTCCGAAAGGCAGGCGCTGAAATACGTGGAGGCGGGCAGGAATTTCATAGATAGTCCCCTCAAAAGGATTATATAA
- a CDS encoding Rpn family recombination-promoting nuclease/putative transposase, with the protein MGVKDSITHEYMKQPEQFADVFNGALFRGEEVIDPKNLREMSTTSIALPFGKDGATIPKQKERDLLKMVLKTDGQAAYCILGVENQGKVHGAMAVRNMLYDAMTLMEQVKATAKSHRQAGDMGKDEGEFLSGFHSEDRLLPVITMVIHWGTESWEAPLRLREMYQEDVNPRLMEYAADYKVNLVSPARMSDMELDTFKSDLKEVLKFIKHSTDKDELKKLLDENENYKKLDRLAAQTISICSGVDFNIPVGEGEVNVCKAIEDMKTDARNEGLNAGREEGRSEGFNEGILMTVSMLKKMNLSKDAVIKQLTENYPLTGDKAAALVNSRW; encoded by the coding sequence TTGGGCGTTAAAGATTCCATTACGCATGAATACATGAAACAGCCGGAGCAATTCGCCGATGTCTTCAACGGGGCACTATTCAGGGGCGAGGAAGTCATTGACCCGAAGAATCTGCGGGAAATGTCCACCACCAGCATTGCCCTGCCCTTCGGCAAGGATGGGGCCACTATCCCAAAGCAGAAAGAGCGTGACCTGCTGAAAATGGTCTTGAAGACTGATGGGCAGGCGGCTTATTGTATATTGGGCGTGGAAAATCAGGGGAAAGTTCATGGGGCTATGGCCGTAAGGAATATGCTATACGATGCCATGACCCTAATGGAACAAGTTAAGGCCACCGCCAAATCCCACCGTCAGGCGGGAGACATGGGCAAAGATGAAGGCGAGTTCCTGAGCGGCTTTCACAGCGAGGACAGGCTGTTGCCGGTGATTACCATGGTAATACATTGGGGGACTGAAAGCTGGGAGGCACCTCTGAGATTGCGGGAAATGTATCAGGAGGACGTAAATCCCCGCCTGATGGAGTACGCCGCAGACTACAAAGTAAATCTGGTGTCCCCCGCTCGTATGAGCGATATGGAGCTGGACACCTTTAAGTCAGACCTGAAGGAAGTGCTGAAATTCATCAAGCACTCCACAGATAAGGACGAATTGAAGAAACTGCTGGATGAAAACGAGAACTATAAGAAGCTAGATAGGCTGGCGGCCCAGACCATCAGCATTTGTTCCGGAGTAGATTTCAATATTCCCGTGGGAGAGGGGGAGGTCAACGTGTGCAAGGCCATTGAAGATATGAAGACAGACGCTCGCAATGAGGGGCTTAACGCTGGTCGCGAGGAAGGCCGGAGTGAAGGCTTCAATGAAGGAATTTTGATGACTGTGTCAATGCTGAAAAAAATGAATTTAAGCAAGGACGCTGTTATTAAGCAGCTGACAGAAAATTATCCTCTGACTGGAGATAAAGCGGCGGCGCTGGTCAACAGCAGGTGGTGA
- a CDS encoding Tat pathway signal sequence domain protein: MKKKMLTGILAGAVLLGGGLGTMSAQAETPEGHRMPSPPMAGQKMPGQHPKVEMNADEAAKHVAETFGVKQSEVKKAIEDKEDFRDIGQAAMYAKITGKSFKDVLALHKDQKDWREIGKSLGVTHAQIREAMLEMRAMHIGQKGLLAQDKALALLKNGYQSKDIMMAAVLAKESGKDVQAVLDMKKINNRWSDVADQLGVDKSKLRPEGAPHHMGGSFQPGPMGGPQGGPPPEMMEEGDAQE; the protein is encoded by the coding sequence ATGAAGAAAAAAATGCTGACTGGGATTTTGGCTGGTGCTGTGCTTTTGGGCGGCGGTCTGGGGACCATGTCTGCCCAGGCTGAGACGCCTGAGGGGCACCGCATGCCGTCTCCTCCGATGGCAGGGCAGAAGATGCCGGGCCAGCATCCCAAGGTAGAGATGAATGCTGACGAGGCTGCCAAGCACGTGGCTGAGACCTTTGGCGTGAAGCAGTCAGAGGTGAAGAAGGCCATCGAGGACAAGGAAGATTTCCGCGATATTGGCCAGGCGGCCATGTATGCGAAAATCACCGGCAAATCCTTCAAGGATGTGCTGGCCCTGCACAAGGACCAGAAGGACTGGCGGGAGATCGGCAAATCCCTGGGCGTGACTCATGCCCAGATCAGGGAGGCCATGCTGGAGATGCGGGCCATGCACATAGGTCAGAAGGGCTTGCTGGCCCAGGATAAGGCCCTGGCCCTGCTCAAGAATGGCTACCAGAGCAAGGATATCATGATGGCTGCCGTCCTCGCCAAGGAAAGCGGCAAGGATGTCCAGGCTGTGCTGGACATGAAGAAGATCAACAACCGCTGGAGCGATGTGGCTGACCAGCTGGGGGTTGACAAGAGCAAGCTCCGTCCCGAGGGTGCTCCTCACCACATGGGCGGCAGCTTCCAGCCCGGCCCCATGGGCGGCCCCCAGGGCGGCCCGCCCCCGGAAATGATGGAGGAAGGGGACGCCCAGGAGTAA
- the rplT gene encoding 50S ribosomal protein L20, translated as MPRVKVGVTAHRRHKKILKLAKGYKGSKSKQFKKANETVMKALYYARRDRRAKKGEFRRLWIARINAAARLNGMSYSRLVCGLTKAGVEVNRKMLADLAVSDSAAFAKLVAVAKENL; from the coding sequence ATGCCAAGAGTTAAAGTCGGCGTGACTGCACATCGTCGTCATAAGAAGATTCTGAAGCTCGCCAAGGGCTACAAGGGTTCCAAGAGCAAGCAGTTCAAGAAGGCCAATGAGACCGTCATGAAGGCCCTCTACTATGCACGTCGTGACCGTCGTGCCAAGAAGGGCGAGTTCCGTCGTCTCTGGATTGCCCGCATCAACGCTGCTGCCCGCCTGAACGGCATGTCCTACAGCCGTCTCGTGTGCGGCCTGACCAAGGCTGGCGTTGAGGTCAACCGCAAGATGCTGGCTGACCTGGCTGTGTCCGACAGCGCTGCTTTCGCCAAGCTCGTTGCTGTGGCTAAGGAGAACCTGTAA
- a CDS encoding TrmH family RNA methyltransferase: MDFMHIESDANKKIKLAASLHQRKNREKEGLFLAEGVRLCEMAAESSWKIRFALVTDQLLSTERGRTLADRLSSITEVCLATEKIFLKAAATEQPQGILLAVEQQKKSLQDLQAAENPLYVVLDGVQDPGNVGTIIRTADAAGASAVLCTKGTADVFSDKVVRSTMGSLFHLPIISGVKPDEVIGFAKKCGCQLLVTALDESAKPLYERSLAQPVMMVFGNEGNGVSPELLKAGEKTYIPMVGGAESLNVGVSAAVALFEALRQRKYS, translated from the coding sequence ATGGACTTCATGCACATTGAAAGCGATGCCAACAAAAAAATAAAATTAGCAGCATCACTTCACCAAAGAAAGAACCGGGAGAAGGAGGGGCTTTTCCTGGCCGAGGGCGTGCGCCTTTGCGAAATGGCAGCGGAATCTTCATGGAAAATAAGGTTCGCTCTTGTGACTGATCAGTTATTGTCAACGGAACGGGGCAGGACACTGGCTGATAGATTATCCTCAATCACAGAAGTCTGCCTTGCAACAGAGAAAATCTTCCTCAAGGCCGCCGCCACCGAACAGCCCCAGGGCATTCTCCTGGCCGTGGAGCAGCAGAAAAAAAGCCTGCAGGATTTGCAGGCTGCGGAAAATCCTCTCTATGTGGTCCTGGACGGAGTGCAGGACCCGGGCAATGTGGGCACCATCATCCGCACGGCAGATGCCGCCGGAGCTTCTGCTGTGCTTTGCACCAAGGGGACGGCAGATGTGTTTTCTGACAAAGTGGTGCGCTCTACCATGGGCTCCCTGTTTCACCTGCCCATCATCAGCGGGGTGAAGCCAGATGAAGTCATCGGATTTGCCAAAAAGTGTGGCTGCCAGCTGTTGGTCACTGCTCTTGATGAAAGTGCCAAGCCTCTTTATGAGCGCAGCCTTGCCCAGCCCGTCATGATGGTCTTCGGCAATGAGGGCAACGGTGTCTCCCCCGAGTTGCTGAAGGCAGGGGAGAAGACCTACATACCCATGGTGGGCGGTGCCGAGTCATTGAATGTGGGCGTGTCAGCGGCAGTAGCCCTGTTCGAGGCCCTGAGGCAGAGAAAGTACAGCTGA
- a CDS encoding YvrJ family protein, translated as MEQTALTAISTVGFPIVVTFYLLTSFQKSMDRLSGEIAKLTEFLQAMERERKAK; from the coding sequence ATGGAGCAGACGGCACTCACGGCGATTTCCACGGTGGGGTTCCCCATTGTGGTTACCTTCTATTTGCTTACCAGCTTCCAGAAGTCCATGGACAGGCTGAGCGGGGAGATTGCAAAATTGACGGAGTTTCTGCAGGCTATGGAGCGGGAGCGTAAAGCAAAATAA
- the infC gene encoding translation initiation factor IF-3, giving the protein MSRESLRINEQIHIREVRVTSATGEQLGIMPTREALRMAEEQHLDLVEVAPKAKPPVCRIMDFGKYRYEQQKREKEAKKKQKTISIKEVKLRPNIEQHDFDVKVKNAVRFVQEGNKVKVTIMFRGRELSHPELGREILDRVAATLGDTVSVERNAKLEGKNMTMILAPKAQKAKKPQVQAPAEDAE; this is encoded by the coding sequence ATTAGCAGGGAATCATTACGCATCAATGAGCAGATTCACATCCGTGAGGTCCGCGTCACCAGCGCTACCGGCGAGCAGCTGGGCATCATGCCCACCCGCGAGGCTCTCCGCATGGCTGAGGAACAGCATCTGGACTTGGTGGAGGTTGCTCCCAAGGCTAAGCCCCCTGTCTGCCGCATCATGGATTTCGGCAAGTACCGCTATGAGCAGCAGAAGCGCGAGAAGGAAGCCAAGAAGAAGCAGAAGACCATCAGCATCAAGGAGGTCAAGCTTCGCCCCAACATCGAGCAGCATGACTTCGATGTGAAGGTCAAGAATGCTGTCCGTTTTGTCCAGGAGGGCAACAAGGTCAAGGTCACCATCATGTTCCGTGGCCGTGAGCTTAGCCATCCTGAGCTGGGCAGGGAAATCCTTGACCGGGTGGCAGCAACCCTGGGAGACACGGTTTCTGTGGAGCGCAATGCAAAGCTTGAGGGCAAGAACATGACCATGATTCTGGCTCCCAAGGCACAGAAGGCCAAGAAGCCTCAGGTGCAGGCACCCGCTGAGGATGCTGAATAA